A stretch of Amycolatopsis balhimycina FH 1894 DNA encodes these proteins:
- a CDS encoding LysR family transcriptional regulator produces the protein MNSSDPVIDANLAVALDALLTEQSVTRAALRLHTSPAAMSRTLARLRRILQDPLLVRAGQSMVPTPRAQAMRDEAAAVVRSLSSLLSPGTVVEPATLRATFTLQAADLVGAAMASGLLHLARREAPGISLRFRAEELEAGTALRDGRIDLEIGSIDHVDPETRVEELLTLRMMAAVRPGHSLTQQPLTPALLAAADHVAVSRRGRFTGPLDTALAEHDLRRRVAVVLPSHLAAMALAARSDVVCLVPAALSGASVSLLTTDAVALGLCLLDIPLSLPPLTIGMAWHPRQSADGAHRWLRDAVRRTFRAPAGPTA, from the coding sequence GTGAACAGCTCTGATCCGGTCATCGACGCCAACCTCGCCGTCGCGCTCGACGCCCTGCTGACTGAGCAGAGCGTCACGCGGGCCGCGCTCCGCCTGCACACGTCTCCCGCGGCCATGAGCCGCACCCTCGCTCGCCTGCGCCGCATCCTCCAGGATCCCCTCCTGGTCAGGGCGGGACAGAGCATGGTCCCCACGCCGCGCGCCCAGGCGATGCGTGACGAGGCGGCCGCGGTGGTGCGCAGCCTGAGTTCGTTGCTCAGTCCCGGGACGGTGGTCGAACCTGCCACCTTGCGTGCCACCTTCACCCTCCAGGCTGCCGACCTCGTCGGAGCGGCGATGGCGTCGGGCCTGCTGCACCTGGCCCGGCGAGAGGCTCCGGGGATTTCGTTGCGGTTCCGGGCAGAGGAGCTGGAGGCGGGGACAGCGCTCCGCGACGGCCGGATCGACCTCGAGATCGGATCCATCGACCACGTCGATCCCGAAACCCGGGTCGAGGAACTGCTCACCCTGCGGATGATGGCCGCCGTCCGGCCCGGTCATTCCCTGACCCAGCAGCCGCTGACTCCGGCGCTGCTCGCTGCCGCGGACCACGTCGCGGTCAGCCGCCGCGGCCGGTTCACCGGTCCGCTCGACACCGCCCTCGCCGAACACGATCTTCGCCGGCGGGTGGCCGTTGTCCTCCCCAGTCACCTGGCCGCGATGGCACTCGCCGCCCGCAGTGACGTCGTGTGTCTGGTGCCGGCGGCGCTGTCCGGTGCGAGCGTCTCACTCCTCACCACTGACGCCGTCGCACTCGGACTGTGCCTGCTCGACATCCCGCTGTCCTTGCCGCCGCTGACCATCGGCATGGCCTGGCATCCCCGCCAGTCCGCCGACGGAGCCCACCGCTGGCTCCGCGACGCCGTCCGCCGGACATTTCGCGCACCGGCGGGACCGACCGCCTGA
- a CDS encoding NAD(P)H-binding protein — MIVITAPTGNIGRHLLPLLLEAAPAHDEELRVIVRDPARLPEAVRDHIEVIVGSHGDPEVVDRAFEGADAVFWLVPPDSSLTPADRWSGFTRPATKALATHGVGHVVGVSALGRGTPFADRAGLVTASLAMDDLIAETGVAYRALANPSFFENLLEEADSIRENGVFTDVVDADRKAPLVAVADIAAAAARLLLDRSWTGVADVPVLGPQDLSPHDLARIMTEQLGRPVRYERQPLEEMRIALVGYGLDETFVQGIADMKQAKDNGLDAGVTRTADTASPTTFEQWCADILKPAVLP, encoded by the coding sequence ATGATCGTCATCACTGCCCCCACCGGTAACATCGGCCGCCACCTGCTGCCCCTGCTGCTGGAGGCCGCGCCCGCGCACGACGAGGAGTTGAGGGTCATCGTCCGCGACCCCGCCCGGCTCCCCGAGGCGGTGCGCGACCACATCGAGGTGATCGTCGGCTCGCACGGCGACCCCGAGGTCGTCGATCGGGCCTTCGAAGGCGCGGACGCCGTCTTCTGGCTCGTCCCGCCGGACTCGTCCCTGACTCCGGCGGACCGCTGGAGCGGTTTCACCCGTCCCGCGACAAAGGCGCTCGCCACCCACGGCGTCGGGCACGTCGTCGGCGTCTCCGCGCTCGGCCGCGGCACTCCGTTCGCCGACCGTGCCGGACTCGTCACCGCTTCTCTTGCCATGGACGACCTCATCGCGGAGACCGGCGTCGCCTACCGGGCTCTGGCCAACCCGTCCTTCTTCGAGAACCTCCTGGAGGAGGCCGACTCGATCCGCGAGAACGGCGTCTTCACCGATGTCGTCGACGCCGACCGCAAAGCTCCTCTCGTTGCCGTCGCCGACATCGCCGCCGCGGCAGCCCGCCTCCTGCTGGACCGCTCCTGGACCGGCGTTGCCGACGTCCCGGTTCTCGGGCCCCAGGACCTGTCCCCCCACGACCTGGCTCGAATCATGACCGAACAGCTGGGCCGCCCCGTCCGCTACGAGCGTCAGCCGCTCGAGGAGATGCGCATCGCTCTCGTCGGCTACGGCCTCGACGAGACGTTCGTCCAGGGCATCGCCGACATGAAGCAGGCCAAGGACAACGGCCTCGACGCGGGCGTCACCCGTACCGCGGACACCGCTTCTCCCACCACCTTCGAGCAGTGGTGCGCCGACATCCTCAAGCCCGCCGTCCTGCCCTGA
- a CDS encoding darcynin family protein, which yields MPAEETEATVTAFMLVKTTPEWLAMSVQERVDAFTSEVLPTIEAKTTKVRSRFYDTEFYSARVTDVWVWEADDHHSYQLLVEALRETPFWDRYFEVVDLLVGTENG from the coding sequence ATGCCCGCCGAAGAAACCGAAGCGACCGTGACCGCTTTCATGCTCGTCAAGACCACGCCTGAATGGCTCGCCATGTCCGTTCAGGAACGGGTGGACGCGTTCACCTCCGAAGTCCTTCCCACGATCGAGGCCAAGACCACCAAGGTCCGGTCGCGCTTCTACGACACCGAGTTCTACTCGGCACGCGTCACCGACGTCTGGGTCTGGGAGGCCGACGACCACCACTCCTACCAGCTCCTCGTCGAAGCGCTGCGGGAGACGCCATTCTGGGACCGCTACTTCGAGGTCGTCGACCTGCTCGTCGGTACCGAGAACGGCTAG